In Nostoc sphaeroides, the genomic window ACGAATATTTCAGCCACGGGATTATTGGTTTACCATTTGCGGCTTATCTGGGCTGGATGAACCGGAAAAAGTGGAAACGTTTACCAAATAGCATCCATCCTTTGGGCCCTGTTTTGTTGTTATTGGGGGCAGTCTTTTATCTTAGCGGTGTTACAGAGTGGGTTAACCTTTCCTTGCCCGTTATACTGGTAGGATTATGCTTGTGGTTTAAGGGAATAGCAGGTTTGCGATCGCAAGGATTCCCCCTACTACTAGTATTTTTAGCAACCCCAACCGCAGTACCCTATCTCATTGCTCCTTATACCTTGCCTCTTCAAAGCTTTATCGCTGGCACAGCAGGCTTTATACTGAATCAATTTGGTATGGACGTAACCGTAGATGAAATCAATCTCTACGTGGGAGGACGGATTGTAGAAGTTGCCCCCTATTGTGCAGGGCTGAAAATGTTGTTTACTACTCTCTACGTCGGCTTGATGCTGCTTTATTGGACAGACGCTTTGTCTTCACGCCGCACAGTTATAGGGTTTTTATCTCTTGCTGTGATCATTAGTATTTGTGCCAATATCATTCGTAATACTTTACTGACTTTCTTCCACGGCACAGGTCAAGAAGCAGCTTTTAAATGGCTACATGACGGTTGGGGTGGTGATCTCTATTCAGCTTGTATGCTGGTGTCATTAGTGCCCTTACTGAATTGGATTAATAGCTATTTTTCAGTATCAGAAACTCAGCAAGAAGGGGAAAGTCATTAGTCATTAGTCATTGGTCATTAGTCATTCTTTCTCCCCCTGCTTCCCCTGACAATTCAGGTTATGTGGAAAAGTCCACCAAAAACCTAACCCCCTAACCCCCAACACGTCGCAGGAAGGGGGAAAATTCAAAGTCTCTCTCCTTTTAGGAGAGAGATTTAGAGAGAGGTTTTCCAGATTACTGAACTCATGGTGTGATTTTATGAAGTAAAATTTTGCCTAAGTATCATAAATTTTACTGATGATTTCCTTCTCCAAGTTTTTTAAGGAAAACCAATTGAGTCAGGTGGCAGCACTTTTGTTATTGCTACTGTTGTTGGCAATCGCAGGGATTCCTGGATACCTGACAGGACACTGGCAATGGAAACAGCCGCCACCTGTTACCACCCTCAAGGAGTTAAAACAAATCCGCAAAGCTGGGTTAACCCTTCCTGGTTGGCAAACTATTGAACAAGCAGAACAGCAAATTGGCGAACATAAATGGTCTTTGCAGGTAGTTAAAAAAGAAGGTTCCGAATCCCAGGCAATCT contains:
- the crtB gene encoding cyanoexosortase B, whose protein sequence is MALSQQIKNRNASELLNLAILGVLLLLYAPILLHWLDGWLNKNISTEHEYFSHGIIGLPFAAYLGWMNRKKWKRLPNSIHPLGPVLLLLGAVFYLSGVTEWVNLSLPVILVGLCLWFKGIAGLRSQGFPLLLVFLATPTAVPYLIAPYTLPLQSFIAGTAGFILNQFGMDVTVDEINLYVGGRIVEVAPYCAGLKMLFTTLYVGLMLLYWTDALSSRRTVIGFLSLAVIISICANIIRNTLLTFFHGTGQEAAFKWLHDGWGGDLYSACMLVSLVPLLNWINSYFSVSETQQEGESH